A stretch of Dysidea avara chromosome 5, odDysAvar1.4, whole genome shotgun sequence DNA encodes these proteins:
- the LOC136255289 gene encoding uncharacterized protein, translated as MAVTNPNSEFKVFRFKVVLFGATSSPFALHAVLFHHLQQSHTLTAANMLRNLYVDNVITECITQQQATQFYCKSRSIMSEARLNLQAWASNCTQLNTLAQQENVADSTILVNVLDLQWDTVTDKLHFIPKMILPQKHTTVVVTKRYVLQQSSRVFDPIGYLAPVTIQVKLFLKKLWQHKINRDDPLENSLKDEWLTIAHEIEDATTVFMLRQYSAINSSDTSLQLHVFADANLKAYETVAYLTAGDNVNFITAKSWTAPVKILTLPRLELMAVVLATRVSKFIANSLSLQAIPLHP; from the coding sequence ATGGCTGTAACCAACCCCAACAGTGAGTTCAAGGTGTTCCGTTTCAAAGTAGTATTGTTTGGTGCAACCAGTTCACCATTTGCATTACATGCTGTACTGTTTCACCACCTACAACAGTCACACACTCTAACAGCAGCTAACATGTTAAGAAATCTGTATGTCGATAATGTAATCACTGAGTGTATTACACAACAACAAGCCACTCAATTCTATTGTAAATCTAGATCCATCATGTCTGAGGCAAGACTTAATCTTCAAGCTTGGGCATCCAATTGTACCCAACTCAACACTCTAGCACAACAGGAGAATGTGGCTGATAGCACTATCTTAGTCAATGTACTTGACTTACAATGGGACACTGTTACTGATAAACTTCACTTTATTCCAAAGATGATCCTTCCTCAGAAACACACTACTGTTGTAGTCACAAAGCGTTACGTACTCCAGCAATCATCAAGAGTGTTTGATCCTATAGGTTACCTGGCTCCAGTCACAATCCAGGTTAAACTGTTCCTTAAGAAACTCTGGCAACACAAGATCAATCGGGATGACCCACTGGAGAACAGCCTTAAAGATGAATGGCTTACCATAGCCCATGAAATTGAAGATGCCACCACTGTTTTCATGCTGAGGCAATATTCTGCTATTAACAGTTCCGATACAAGTCTACAACTACATGTTTTTGCTGATGCGAATTTGAAAGCCTATGAAACTGTGGCTTACCTCACAGCTGGAGACAATGTAAATTTCATCACTGCCAAGTCCTGGACAGCACCAGTAAAGATATTGACTTTACCAAGATTAGAGCTGATGGCTGTCGTACTTGCTACCAGGGTAAGCAAGTTTATTGCTAACTCCTTGTCATTACAGGCCATACCACTACACCCTTAG
- the LOC136255290 gene encoding E3 SUMO-protein ligase ZBED1-like, giving the protein MPSDAEISTMKTVLEVLQPIVEITETLGGEKLVTISAVRPLLYKLLSIHLVENSSDSSLAKTMKKIVMGDLKDRYDDVMSLINKACFLDPRFKALAFMTDSDKSFTIASVEEEAQELNDDDSNSLDTSTSTVNLTDDDAPPPSKKAKKGLMSLLDDVVNSKSQDEGAPLSDSERIKAEVEREMSNYIAIEIDPSTVGNPLVWWRDNQKHYPRLARLARKFLCIPATSVPSERAFSVAGHVVNEKRACLLLENVNMLVFLGANLEVNKKKR; this is encoded by the coding sequence ATGCCTAGTGATGCTGAAATTTCAACAATGAAAACAGTTTTGGAAGTTTTACAACCCATTGTGGAAATCACTGAGACACTAGGTGGTGAAAAACTAGTAACCATTTCAGCCGTAAGACCACTATTATACAAGCTTTTGTCAATACATTTGGTTGAAAATTCTTCAGATTCCTCACTGGCTAAAACAATGAAAAAGATTGTGATGGGTGATCTCAAAGATCGTTACGATGATGTCATGAGCTTGATTAACAAGGCATGCTTCCTTGACCCTAGATTTAAAGCCCTTGCTTTCATGACTGACAGTGACAAGAGCTTTACAATTGCTTCTGTGGAAGAAGAAGCACAAGAGTTGAATGATGATGATAGCAACAGCCTTGATACTAGTACAAGCACTGTTAATCTGACTGATGATGATGCTCCTCCACCATCTAAAAAGGCCAAGAAAGGCTTGATGTCTTTGTTGGATGATGTTGTTAATTCCAAATCTCAAGATGAAGGTGCTCCACTATCAGACAGTGAAAGAATTAAAGCTGAAGTAGAAAGggaaatgagcaattacatTGCCATTGAAATTGATCCTAGTACAGTGGGTAATCCTCTGGTATGGTGGAGAGACAATCAGAAACACTATCCACGGTTAGCACGGTTAGCCAGGAAATTTTTATGTATTCCAGCAACCTCAGTGCCATCAGAGCGTGCGTTTAGTGTGGCTGGACATGTAGTAAATGAAAAAAGAGCCTGTCTACTACTGGAGAATGTTAACATGTTGGTCTTCCTTGGTGCAAACCTAGAAGTCAACAAGAAGAAAAGATAA
- the LOC136255291 gene encoding E3 SUMO-protein ligase ZBED1-like has protein sequence MSTYSGASSDSSSDSSSECRDSPRELLKLEKTKSPVWEYFGFPAENWQYLEKDKKKRTEVYCMLCPKKMNYLGNTTNMISHLEYNHRSEYLKVKAKTATGQKCSAMSAIQPPISEAFSKDMLPISIVNNVGFRAMLRTFEPRYVVPDRKTFSQNYIPEIYQSEKARIAAAMTRGLKNFSLTTDGWTSRANHSYITHTMHYIDELWNLHAHLLDTAEMPLEHTGVNLADELKDSLARWDLKDDDLVSITTDNARNIVCATEILSWPRFGCLTHTLQIGVKKAMEIPPISRALARARRVVTHFHHSSKSS, from the exons ATGAGCACTTATAGTGGTGCGAGTAGTGATTCTAGCAGTGACTCAAGCAGTGAGTGTCGCGATAGTCCTCGTGAACTGTTAAAGCTTGAAAAAACAAAGAGTCCTGTTTGGGAATACTTTGGCTTCCCAGCGGAAAATTGGCAGTACTTGGAGAAAGATAAAAAGAAGCGGACTGAAGTCTACTGTATGCTCTGCCCAAAGAAAATGAACTATCTTGGAAACACCACCAATATGATCTCTCATTTGGAATACAACCACCGCTCGGAATATTTGAAAGTAAAAGCCAAAACGGCAACTGGTCAAAAGTGTAGTGCCATGTCTGCCATCCAACCACCCATTAGTGAAGCTTTCT CGAAGGATATGTTGCCCATTAGCATAGTCAACAATGTGGGATTTCGGGCTATGTTGCGTACTTTTGAGCCAAGATATGTGGTTCCTGATAGGAAGACCTTCTCACAGAATTACATTCCAGAAATTTATCAGAGTGAGAAAGCAAGAATTGCTGCTGCTATGACACGTGGTCTAAAGAATTTTTCACTTACCACAGATGGTTGGACCTCCCGTGCTAACCATAGCTATATTACACATACCATGCATTATATTGATGAATTATGGAATCTACATGCTCACCTTTTGGACACTGCTGAAATGCCATTGGAGCACACAGGTGTCAATTTAGCTGATGAGTTAAAGGATAGCCTTGCAAGGTGGGATCTTAAAGATGATGATCTTGTGTCTATAACCACTGATAACGCACGAAACATTGTTTGTGCAACTGAAATACTATCATGGCCTCGTTTTGGTTGTCTAACCCACACTCTTCAAATTGGAGTTAAGAAAGCTATGGAAATTCCACCAATATCAAGAGCTCTTGCTCGTGCCCGCCGTGTAGTGACCCATTTTCATCACTCTTCTAAGTCTTCATAA